A window of Maniola jurtina chromosome W, ilManJurt1.1, whole genome shotgun sequence contains these coding sequences:
- the LOC123879930 gene encoding uncharacterized protein LOC123879930 isoform X2 — protein MADNINNCAACERTLRRRRPYVLNERLLETRRDFVEQLLRIVGGEITFDGTRSICHSCRHRIDAAINQERQVPAAPVLPAAVVNVQGVRRAPNTARRCLIDNCNNSSLLQVPNSVKVQLLSYYHFYVPNLARICQRHLLHMAIEEIPENITNQMTDLNAESVGDIINMYTQALEQRSQFNVDDVSDDELSFWTGRNRATFNDLLSQIPSLNRSSSTPRNDLAIYLCKIRSGEPNNRIASLFNITERTIGRKIHKVRQCLITDFVPLHLGLDHITRDEVIARNRVLPNVLFGNEESPKAIVTFDGTYIYIEKSSNFLFQRRSYSLHKFRNLIKPFMIVCADGYILDVTGPYSARTTDADIMKMILQNHDGPIEDGPFHFFFHEGDSFILDRGFRDSIPLIETYGYVAHMPPTKQPQDTQLSTEQANKSRLITMVRWVVETINGRFKRDFKIFKNRVFNKHVPHIFEDFKIAAALINYFQEPYGDSPYTEDFIEIINQNIQRPNRLFEYVEENNLNRQRVSFHRMTGNDPDIEHFPQLTIEELIKFSIGTYHVKLARSYCSEHLKAAGVYNMELYRHPTAIEGRNNNTLIRCRIHSRHVTTKIYYTYIMFDENVNGRNAITEYYCTCYHGKRTLGSCAHVISVVYYLGWARHRDHFDHPAMGMDYVMIACRQ, from the exons ATGGCTgacaatattaataattgtgCTGCGTGTGAACGTACACTTCGCCGTCGTCGTCCATACGTTCTCAATGAACGATTACTGGAAACACGAAGAGATTTCGTAGAGCAACTATTACGCATCGTTGGTGGTGAG ATAACTTTTGATGGGACTCGGTCGATTTGCCACTCGTGTCGGCATAGAATCGACGCTGCAATTAATCAAGAGCGACAAGTCCCAGCAGCTCCTGTCCTACCAGCTGCTGTTGTAAATGTACAAGGCGTTCGACGTGCACCTAATACGGCTCGGCGATGTTTAATTGACAACTGCAACAACAGTTCTCTGCTTCAAGTGCCTAATTCGGTGAAGGTACAACTCCTTAGCTATTATCACTTTTACGTACCAAATCTTGCCCGCATTTGCCAACGGCATTTACTACACATGGCGATAGAAGAGATACCGGAAAATATAACAAATCAAATGACCGACTTGAATGCGGAGAGTGTTGGCGACATCATCAACATGTATACACAAGCTTTGGAACAAAGGTCACAGTTCAATGTAGATGACGTTTCTGACGACGAGTTAAGCTTTTGGACTGGAAGAAACAGAGCCACGTTCAACGATTTGCTGAGTCAAATACCAAGCCTTAATCGGTCCTCAAGTACTCCACGAAATGATTTGGCTATCTACTTGTGCAAAATTCGATCAGGGGAGCCGAATAATAGAATCGCTTCACTTTTTAATATAACCGAGCGAACTATTGgaagaaaaatacataaagtCAGGCAGTGTCTCATTACTGACTTTGTTCCATTGCACCTAGGTTTAGACCATATAACCAGGGACGAAGTAATAGCCCGCAACCGGGTTTTACCAAATGTTTTGTTTGGTAACGAAGAGTCACCAAAAGCAATAGTTACATTCGATGGAACCTACATATACATAGAAAAAAGTTCTAACTTTTTATTTCAACGCCGCAGTTACAGCCTTCATAAGTTCAGAAACTTAATAAAACCATTCATGATCGTGTGCGCGGATGGATATATTTTGGATGTAACAGGTCCGTACTCTGCACGGACTACCGATGCTgatataatgaaaatgatattgCAAAACCATGATGGACCCATTGAAGACGGACCGTTCCACTTTTTTTTCCATGAAGGAGACTCATTTATTTTGGACCGAGGCTTTCGGGATTCAATACCTTTAATAGAAACATATGGTTATGTTGCTCACATGCCGCCAACCAAACAACCACAAGACACGCAATTAAGCACCGAACAAGCTAATAAATCACGACTCATTACAATGGTGCGATGGGTCGTGGAAACTATAAACGGGAGATTCAAGCGCGACTtcaagatctttaaaaacagaGTATTCAACAAACATGTGCCGCATATATTTGAAGATTTTAAAATTGCTGcagctttaattaattattttcaagaacCTTACGGAGACAGTCCATACACAGAAGATTTCattgaaataattaatcaaaatatacaaCGCCCCAATCGATTATTTGAGTATGTGGAGGAAAATAATCTAAACCGACAAAGAGTGTCGTTTCACAGGATGACTGGAAATGATCCGGATATTGAACATTTTCCACAATTAACAATTGAAGAGTTAATTAAATTCTCAATCGGCACCTATCACGTGAAGTTAGCACGGTCGTATTGCAGTGAGCATTTGAAAGCCGCGGGAGTATATAATATGGAATTATATAGACATCCAACGGCAATAGAGGGCAGAAACAATAATACTTTAATCAGGTGCAGAATCCATTCGCGACACGTTacgacaaaaatatattatacttatattatgtttgaTGAGAATGTAAATGGAAGAAACGCAATAACGGAATATTATTGCACATGCTATCATGGTAAAAGGACATTGGGAAGTTGCGCACACGTCATTAGTGTTGTATATTACCTAGGGTGGGCTAGACATCGAGATCACTTTGACCACCCAGCAATGGGTATGGATTAT GTTATGATAGCATGTAGACAGTAA
- the LOC123879930 gene encoding uncharacterized protein LOC123879930 isoform X3 yields MADNINNCAACERTLRRRRPYVLNERLLETRRDFVEQLLRIVGGEITFDGTRSICHSCRHRIDAAINQERQVPAAPVLPAAVVNVQGVRRAPNTARRCLIDNCNNSSLLQVPNSVKVQLLSYYHFYVPNLARICQRHLLHMAIEEIPENITNQMTDLNAESVGDIINMYTQALEQRSQFNVDDVSDDELSFWTGRNRATFNDLLSQIPSLNRSSSTPRNDLAIYLCKIRSGEPNNRIASLFNITERTIGRKIHKVRQCLITDFVPLHLGLDHITRDEVIARNRVLPNVLFGNEESPKAIVTFDGTYIYIEKSSNFLFQRRSYSLHKFRNLIKPFMIVCADGYILDVTGPYSARTTDADIMKMILQNHDGPIEDGPFHFFFHEGDSFILDRGFRDSIPLIETYGYVAHMPPTKQPQDTQLSTEQANKSRLITMVRWVVETINGRFKRDFKIFKNRVFNKHVPHIFEDFKIAAALINYFQEPYGDSPYTEDFIEIINQNIQRPNRLFEYVEENNLNRQRVSFHRMTGNDPDIEHFPQLTIEELIKFSIGTYHVKLARSYCSEHLKAAGVYNMELYRHPTAIEGRNNNTLIRCRIHSRHVTTKIYYTYIMFDENVNGRNAITEYYCTCYHGKRTLGSCAHVISVVYYLGWARHRDHFDHPAMGMDYVMIACRQ; encoded by the exons ATGGCTgacaatattaataattgtgCTGCGTGTGAACGTACACTTCGCCGTCGTCGTCCATACGTTCTCAATGAACGATTACTGGAAACACGAAGAGATTTCGTAGAGCAACTATTACGCATCGTTGGTGGTGAG ATAACTTTTGATGGGACTCGGTCGATTTGCCACTCGTGTCGGCATAGAATCGACGCTGCAATTAATCAAGAGCGACAAGTCCCAGCAGCTCCTGTCCTACCAGCTGCTGTTGTAAATGTACAAGGCGTTCGACGTGCACCTAATACGGCTCGGCGATGTTTAATTGACAACTGCAACAACAGTTCTCTGCTTCAAGTGCCTAATTCGGTGAAGGTACAACTCCTTAGCTATTATCACTTTTACGTACCAAATCTTGCCCGCATTTGCCAACGGCATTTACTACACATGGCGATAGAAGAGATACCGGAAAATATAACAAATCAAATGACCGACTTGAATGCGGAGAGTGTTGGCGACATCATCAACATGTATACACAAGCTTTGGAACAAAGGTCACAGTTCAATGTAGATGACGTTTCTGACGACGAGTTAAGCTTTTGGACTGGAAGAAACAGAGCCACGTTCAACGATTTGCTGAGTCAAATACCAAGCCTTAATCGGTCCTCAAGTACTCCACGAAATGATTTGGCTATCTACTTGTGCAAAATTCGATCAGGGGAGCCGAATAATAGAATCGCTTCACTTTTTAATATAACCGAGCGAACTATTGgaagaaaaatacataaagtCAGGCAGTGTCTCATTACTGACTTTGTTCCATTGCACCTAGGTTTAGACCATATAACCAGGGACGAAGTAATAGCCCGCAACCGGGTTTTACCAAATGTTTTGTTTGGTAACGAAGAGTCACCAAAAGCAATAGTTACATTCGATGGAACCTACATATACATAGAAAAAAGTTCTAACTTTTTATTTCAACGCCGCAGTTACAGCCTTCATAAGTTCAGAAACTTAATAAAACCATTCATGATCGTGTGCGCGGATGGATATATTTTGGATGTAACAGGTCCGTACTCTGCACGGACTACCGATGCTgatataatgaaaatgatattgCAAAACCATGATGGACCCATTGAAGACGGACCGTTCCACTTTTTTTTCCATGAAGGAGACTCATTTATTTTGGACCGAGGCTTTCGGGATTCAATACCTTTAATAGAAACATATGGTTATGTTGCTCACATGCCGCCAACCAAACAACCACAAGACACGCAATTAAGCACCGAACAAGCTAATAAATCACGACTCATTACAATGGTGCGATGGGTCGTGGAAACTATAAACGGGAGATTCAAGCGCGACTtcaagatctttaaaaacagaGTATTCAACAAACATGTGCCGCATATATTTGAAGATTTTAAAATTGCTGcagctttaattaattattttcaagaacCTTACGGAGACAGTCCATACACAGAAGATTTCattgaaataattaatcaaaatatacaaCGCCCCAATCGATTATTTGAGTATGTGGAGGAAAATAATCTAAACCGACAAAGAGTGTCGTTTCACAGGATGACTGGAAATGATCCGGATATTGAACATTTTCCACAATTAACAATTGAAGAGTTAATTAAATTCTCAATCGGCACCTATCACGTGAAGTTAGCACGGTCGTATTGCAGTGAGCATTTGAAAGCCGCGGGAGTATATAATATGGAATTATATAGACATCCAACGGCAATAGAGGGCAGAAACAATAATACTTTAATCAGGTGCAGAATCCATTCGCGACACGTTacgacaaaaatatattatacttatattatgtttgaTGAGAATGTAAATGGAAGAAACGCAATAACGGAATATTATTGCACATGCTATCATGGTAAAAGGACATTGGGAAGTTGCGCACACGTCATTAGTGTTGTATATTACCTAGGGTGGGCTAGACATCGAGATCACTTTGACCACCCAGCAATGGGTATGGATTATGTT ATGATAGCATGTAGACAGTAA
- the LOC123879930 gene encoding uncharacterized protein LOC123879930 isoform X1 — translation MADNINNCAACERTLRRRRPYVLNERLLETRRDFVEQLLRIVGGEITFDGTRSICHSCRHRIDAAINQERQVPAAPVLPAAVVNVQGVRRAPNTARRCLIDNCNNSSLLQVPNSVKVQLLSYYHFYVPNLARICQRHLLHMAIEEIPENITNQMTDLNAESVGDIINMYTQALEQRSQFNVDDVSDDELSFWTGRNRATFNDLLSQIPSLNRSSSTPRNDLAIYLCKIRSGEPNNRIASLFNITERTIGRKIHKVRQCLITDFVPLHLGLDHITRDEVIARNRVLPNVLFGNEESPKAIVTFDGTYIYIEKSSNFLFQRRSYSLHKFRNLIKPFMIVCADGYILDVTGPYSARTTDADIMKMILQNHDGPIEDGPFHFFFHEGDSFILDRGFRDSIPLIETYGYVAHMPPTKQPQDTQLSTEQANKSRLITMVRWVVETINGRFKRDFKIFKNRVFNKHVPHIFEDFKIAAALINYFQEPYGDSPYTEDFIEIINQNIQRPNRLFEYVEENNLNRQRVSFHRMTGNDPDIEHFPQLTIEELIKFSIGTYHVKLARSYCSEHLKAAGVYNMELYRHPTAIEGRNNNTLIRCRIHSRHVTTKIYYTYIMFDENVNGRNAITEYYCTCYHGKRTLGSCAHVISVVYYLGWARHRDHFDHPAMGMDYVLRDIEIQYLYRDTY, via the exons ATGGCTgacaatattaataattgtgCTGCGTGTGAACGTACACTTCGCCGTCGTCGTCCATACGTTCTCAATGAACGATTACTGGAAACACGAAGAGATTTCGTAGAGCAACTATTACGCATCGTTGGTGGTGAG ATAACTTTTGATGGGACTCGGTCGATTTGCCACTCGTGTCGGCATAGAATCGACGCTGCAATTAATCAAGAGCGACAAGTCCCAGCAGCTCCTGTCCTACCAGCTGCTGTTGTAAATGTACAAGGCGTTCGACGTGCACCTAATACGGCTCGGCGATGTTTAATTGACAACTGCAACAACAGTTCTCTGCTTCAAGTGCCTAATTCGGTGAAGGTACAACTCCTTAGCTATTATCACTTTTACGTACCAAATCTTGCCCGCATTTGCCAACGGCATTTACTACACATGGCGATAGAAGAGATACCGGAAAATATAACAAATCAAATGACCGACTTGAATGCGGAGAGTGTTGGCGACATCATCAACATGTATACACAAGCTTTGGAACAAAGGTCACAGTTCAATGTAGATGACGTTTCTGACGACGAGTTAAGCTTTTGGACTGGAAGAAACAGAGCCACGTTCAACGATTTGCTGAGTCAAATACCAAGCCTTAATCGGTCCTCAAGTACTCCACGAAATGATTTGGCTATCTACTTGTGCAAAATTCGATCAGGGGAGCCGAATAATAGAATCGCTTCACTTTTTAATATAACCGAGCGAACTATTGgaagaaaaatacataaagtCAGGCAGTGTCTCATTACTGACTTTGTTCCATTGCACCTAGGTTTAGACCATATAACCAGGGACGAAGTAATAGCCCGCAACCGGGTTTTACCAAATGTTTTGTTTGGTAACGAAGAGTCACCAAAAGCAATAGTTACATTCGATGGAACCTACATATACATAGAAAAAAGTTCTAACTTTTTATTTCAACGCCGCAGTTACAGCCTTCATAAGTTCAGAAACTTAATAAAACCATTCATGATCGTGTGCGCGGATGGATATATTTTGGATGTAACAGGTCCGTACTCTGCACGGACTACCGATGCTgatataatgaaaatgatattgCAAAACCATGATGGACCCATTGAAGACGGACCGTTCCACTTTTTTTTCCATGAAGGAGACTCATTTATTTTGGACCGAGGCTTTCGGGATTCAATACCTTTAATAGAAACATATGGTTATGTTGCTCACATGCCGCCAACCAAACAACCACAAGACACGCAATTAAGCACCGAACAAGCTAATAAATCACGACTCATTACAATGGTGCGATGGGTCGTGGAAACTATAAACGGGAGATTCAAGCGCGACTtcaagatctttaaaaacagaGTATTCAACAAACATGTGCCGCATATATTTGAAGATTTTAAAATTGCTGcagctttaattaattattttcaagaacCTTACGGAGACAGTCCATACACAGAAGATTTCattgaaataattaatcaaaatatacaaCGCCCCAATCGATTATTTGAGTATGTGGAGGAAAATAATCTAAACCGACAAAGAGTGTCGTTTCACAGGATGACTGGAAATGATCCGGATATTGAACATTTTCCACAATTAACAATTGAAGAGTTAATTAAATTCTCAATCGGCACCTATCACGTGAAGTTAGCACGGTCGTATTGCAGTGAGCATTTGAAAGCCGCGGGAGTATATAATATGGAATTATATAGACATCCAACGGCAATAGAGGGCAGAAACAATAATACTTTAATCAGGTGCAGAATCCATTCGCGACACGTTacgacaaaaatatattatacttatattatgtttgaTGAGAATGTAAATGGAAGAAACGCAATAACGGAATATTATTGCACATGCTATCATGGTAAAAGGACATTGGGAAGTTGCGCACACGTCATTAGTGTTGTATATTACCTAGGGTGGGCTAGACATCGAGATCACTTTGACCACCCAGCAATGGGTATGGATTATGTTTTAAGAGATATAGAAATTCAATATTTATATCgagatacctattag